One Danio rerio strain Tuebingen ecotype United States chromosome 13, GRCz12tu, whole genome shotgun sequence DNA window includes the following coding sequences:
- the lrit2 gene encoding leucine-rich repeat, immunoglobulin-like domain and transmembrane domain-containing protein 2 precursor (The RefSeq protein has 3 substitutions compared to this genomic sequence), whose amino-acid sequence MDVCVLFHLIVFCILISHISSECFPGCSCGTDRHGRSLTCMETALTGIPDGLPEDLTKIRIEKSQLSELPEAVFSHVKALKHLWLNFNDIAIINIKSLEGLANLTELRLQGNKLRSVPWTAFEETPNLKILDLKHNRIDALPEHALKFLPGLTYLDLSSNQLSVISKDVFLNWPLYHSENKHEKPSASNVVLALHDNPWLCDCRLGGFIEFIKSLTPPFILMNSYLTCSSPELKAGRFFHEVDLKTCVKPVVSAPVITITAPLGGNVTLTCSASARPEAVIRWIYALKMLRGFRDILSHVDEDTISSQLVIPSLHSADRGLYTCIANNFLGNSSVIISVDVKSPEGSSSHPSGPSAAIGEENVYIDIRIAKQTVYGITIEWRAVTENPAETWFTIHFGRYDAVKKEQIYIGPGINTYSVTDLLPATKYEICVTLKNQAPRIGQCIVFVTGSDFNEMEQREKLIHIVVIVLAMVLAVPAGMYACTTDAKFNCFERCAELWRNRRHAELSNPTGDRQGTFDSLQAASDEGLYKESNKDKKARRRSAEKIHKTKNDRRPTAELY is encoded by the exons ATGGATGTCTGTGTTTTATTTCACTTgattgttttctgtattttgattAGTCATATCAGCTCAGAGTGTTTTCCAGGATGCTCCTGTGGGACTGACCGTCATGGGAG GTCACTCACATGTATGGAAACAGCTCTAACCGGGATTCCTGACGGTCTACCGGAAGATTTGACAAAAATACGGATTGAGAAATCACAACTAAGTGAACTACCGAAGGCTGTGTTTTCCCATGTCAAGGCCCTAAAACATCTCTGGTTAAATTTCAATGACATTGCCATAATAAACATCAAAAGTCTGGAAGGTCTGGCTAACCTGACGGAGCTCCGGCTGCAAGGAAACAAGCTGCGTTCAGTACCGTGGACCGCGTTCGAGGAGACGCCAAACCTCAAGATCTTGGACCTGAAACACAACCGCATCGACGCCCTTCCCGAACACGCGCTCAAGTTTTTACCAGGACTGACCTATTTAGACCTGTCCTCAAATCAACTATCAGTCATATCTAAAGACGTCTTTCTCAACTGGCCTCTTTATCATTCGGAAAACAAGCACGAAAAGCCGTCAGCATCCAATGTTGTTCTGGCGCTTCATGACAACCCGTGGCTGTGTGACTGTCGGCTGGGAGGCTTCATCGAGTTTATTAAATCGTTAACCCCGCCGTTTATTCTTATGAACTCTTATTTGACGTGTTCTAGCCCTGAATTGAAGGCAGGGAAGTTTTTTCATGAGGTGGACCTAAAGACGTGTGTGAAGCCAGTGGTCAGTGCTCCGGTTATCAACATCACCGCGCCGTTAGGAGGAAACGTCACGCTGACGTGCTCTGCGTCGGCCAGACCTGAAGCGGTCATTCGGTGGATATATGCCCTCAAGATGCTAAGAGGATTTCGCG ATATACTGAGCCATGTGGATGAAGACACCATCAGTTCTCAGCTGGTAATTCCTTCACTTCATTCAGCTGACCGAGGCCTCTACACCTGCATTGCCAACAATTTCCTCGGCAATTCCTCTGTCATCATCTCAGTAGATGTAAAGTCTCCAGAAGGCTCATCATCTCATCCCTCAGGCCCTTCTGCTGCTATCGGCGAGGAGAATGTTTATATCGACATCCGTATTGCCAAACAGACGGTTTATGGCATCACAATTGAGTGGCGTGCTGTGACAGAAAATCCAGCAGAAACCTGGTTCACCATCCATTTCGGCCGATATGATGCAGTAAAGAAGGAGCAGATTTACATTGGGCCAGGTATAAACACATACTCGGTCACAGACTTGCTCCCGGCcacaaaatatgaaatatgcGTTACTCTAAAGAACCAGGCTCCTCGAATCGGTCAGTGCATTGTATTTGTGACAGGCAGTGATTTCAACGAGATGGAACAAAGAGAGAAGCTCATTCATATTGTGGTCATTGTACTTGCCATGGTGCTCGCTGTGCCTGCAGGAATGTACGCCTGTACCACCGATGCCAAGTTCAACTGTTTCGAGCGCTGCGCTGAGTTATGGAGAAATAGAAGACATGCAGAGCTTTCAAACCCGACTGGCGACAGGCAAGGTACATTCGACAGTCTCCAGGCTGCCAGTGATGAAGGTCTCTATAAAGAATCCAACAAAGACAAGAAAGCCAGACGAAGGTCTGCGGAGAAGATACACAAGACAAAGAATGACCGAAGACCAACAGCTGAGCTTTACTGA